The Nocardia vinacea genome contains the following window.
CAGCTCAGTTCGGCGCTGCCGGAATGCGCCTGGCCGCCGCGACCGGGTCGACCGCACCGCGTCCGCGCGCGACCGTGAGAATCTCCAGCATGCCGATCACGATCGCGCAGCCACCTGCCGCCACGCCGAGTACGTCCAGCGAATCGAACGGCAGGGCGATCATGATGAATCCCACCATCATGGTCAGCAGCCCGAATATCTCTTGCCAGCCACCCTCGGGCAACTCGTCGGCCCAGACCGACACGGTCGCCTGCACGATCCCGCGCACGGCCCAGCCGAGGCCGATCCACACCGCGAGCAGCAGGATCGAATCCGCGCTGTGCAACGCCATCACGGCCAATGCCAAAGAGGCGACACCGCTGAAGAATACAAACATTCGTAGTGCCGCCCCGAACCGCGCGCCTATCGCGATGATCAGCTGCATCGCACCGCTCAATAGTAGGTATAGGCCGAACAACAACTCCGCCATCCGCTCGGTCTTGTCCGGCCACACGGCTATCAGCACTCCGAGAACCACCGAGCCGATACCCGCGACCAATACCGCCGGCCGCACCCCGTCGGCAAGCGAACCCCCAAGACCCGCACTCTCGTTTTCGGGCATAGCTCCATAGTATGGGCCCAGGGCACGGATAACCGGATGTTTGCTTTCGAGTCGCGAGATTTCTACGTCGGCTGAGCGTGTCGCGGTGAATTGCGCCTGTGCACGAGTGCCCCGACACCGCAGGCGAGCACCGTCCCAGCCGCGAGCGTCAGCGGCACGTGTCGGGCAAGCAGGTTCTCGCGCAACGGGTCTCGCAGCAGCAGCCAGCCCGCGACGATCATCACGAATCCCTCGCAGAGCGCCGCGACCAGCGCAGCTTCGACCATCGGCCGCCACGCTCGACGGTTCCGCTCGACGAGCCAACCGCCGATGCCGAGCAGCGCACAGCCGAACCCGATGAGCGACGCACCGATCGCAGTGCCGAAATCCGCCGACGGCGCGTCGACGGTTTCGGCGCGGATGTCGTTCCAGCGCACCGCGACGACTTCATCGCGCCAAATCTCCAGTTCGACAGCTGATCCGGGTGTCGCTCCGGCGAGGATCGTGTTGTCGGAGGGGAAGTCGAGGTGCCGCTCGATGCCGGTGTCGACCTCGAGCCGGTAGGTCGCCGCCCGCGTCACTCCCCCGCGGACGACGGCATCGGTGACGCGGGCGGGGTTCAGAGCATGGTCTTCGCGCTCGTAGGCCACCCGCTCGCCCGCTGTCCGCGTCGCGTCCACGACTCCGATGGCGGTGGTCGCGAGCGCGAGCAGCCCGAATGCGAGAAGTAGCCGCGGACGGATTGCCGTCCAGGACCACCACCGCTGCTCAGGTGCGGTCATGCGCCGATCGCCAGGACCACACCGCGCACGGAGGAACCATTGCCGATCTGCCATGGCACGGTTACTCGGACGGCATCCATCCGGTCGGAAGCCGGTGTGGCGGGCTCGGGACGCAGGACCCGCTCGACCCGAACGCTTCGATCACTGCCCACGGCGATGACGGTGTGGTTCGGTGTATCGAGAGCGGAGCGGAATTCCGTTGCAGTGGCGGGGAACTCGCCGACCGAGACAACGGAGGGATCCGGTGTGTCACTCATGTTCTGCGCTTGCGGCTGCGCCCGCCCGGCCAGCAGCGCGACGATCTGAGCGATCGCCACCGGATCCCGGGTCGCGTCGCAGATCCAGCGCTGTCCGAGCACACCGTGCATCGAGGTGCCGACGAGAGCGTCACCGGCACCGTCGAGCGGTGCGTCGCGATAAGTGAGCGGCACGTGGTAGGTGATCGGTTCCGGTCCAGCGCTGTCGTTCACGAGCACGAATTCGATGCCGACCGCACCCGCCGGATCGTCGAGCCGGAAACCCCCGGCCTTGCTCAGCTCCGGCGCACGCCCGCCGTCTCGATACCACGGCCGAGTCGGCAACCAGGCGGTAAGCAGTTCGAGCTTGCTGGGCGACATGGTCGTACGGTGAATAACAGCCATGGGGCACCCTATCCTTCAACGGCGAGTGGAGATTTCATGCGGCTTGGAGTTGGTACGCGACGCGGCACCAACGCGACAGCCCAGCGAAACTCCGCTCCAACGCGCGACCACGGAATGGCAAAGGCGACAAGGATCCGTCCGCGACACCCTCCGGGAGGCAGCGGCCAAGTCCGGAGCGCGTCCGATAGCGACCGGCGAGCGCGCGGGTGGTCGTTCAGCAGCCAGGGCGCCCCCAGAGCGGTGACGGCCAGATGCAGATCCCTGAACTCAGCGCGGTTGCGAGTGTCGGGAATGTGGCGCCGACTCCGTCCTAGGGACATCAGCGGCCACGATGTGCTGCGCGACAGAGAAGAACCAGCATGATCGAACGAATGAGAGGAATAACCATGCAACCGAACGAGATCACCGAAGTTCTGAACCGACCGATCAGCCGAGAACTGTTGGCTCGCGACCTGACCCGCTTGGCCTACGTCGCCAAGGACGGCACACCCCGCAATGTCCCGATCGCATTCACCTGGAATGGCTCGGAGATCGTCATGTGCACCACGAAGAACGCCCCGAAGCTCCCGGCCCTGCGCAAGAACCCGATGGTTGCCATGACGATCGACACCGAGGTGCACCCGCCCAAGATCTTGCTCGTCCGAGGTCGGGCCGAGCTGGACGTCGTCGATGGCATCCCGGACGAGTATCTCCAGATGAACGGCACCTACGAGATGACACCCGAGCAACGGGTTCACTGGGAGGCGGAAGTGCGTTCGCTCTACGACGGCATGGTCCGGATCGTCGTGACCCCGACGTGGGCGAAGCTGATCGACTTCGAGACGACTCTGCCGAGCGCGGTCGAGGAGCTGGTCCGGCAGCGGGACGAGCGTCAACTCGCCTGAGCGAAGTCCGCCAGAAAATTTCGCGGTGGATGTCGAGAATCCGCCCGCCGCTCCGTCCCCGAAATGAACACGGCCAGAATGGGCCGTACCGTACCAAGGAGAACACGATGGCCAAATACGAACGCGACCACCTCACGCGACAGGCCACACGGCTCAACGCGCAGCTGCGCAGTTGAGCGGGGCGTATGAGAGGTGAACCCGAACACCTGTCGATCCGAATCAGCACCCGGACAAGGGGTATCCGGTCCTGACAACGGGTGCCCGCTTGATTGCCCCTATCCGGGAGCGCTGTCGGACGCCGATCCGGTTCGGCTCTGGCGGGATTCGGCGACCATTTGGTCGAGCTGGCGTTCGGCGCGTTCGGCGCGGGCCAAGGTTTGGGCGCGGGCGTCGTCCAGCGTGGCCAACCGTTCGGCGGCTTCGCGTCTTGCATGCTCGAGTGCGGCCGCCGATTCGGCGCGCACCGCAGCGACCTCTGCACTTGCCGCGCGGCGCACCTCGACGAGTTCACTGCGCGTGCGATCCAGTTCCTCGCGCAGTCGGTTCAGCTCCTCGCGCGCCTCCGTGACTGCCTGATTGCGTTCGGCCACGGCCTGTTCGGCGCGTTCGATGGCACGTTCGGCATCAGCGGCGCGCTGCACCGCAAGATCGCGTTCGGCCCCGGCCGCGGTGATCTGTTGGGCGGACTCGCGGCGGATTTGTTCGATTTCCGTCGTCGCCTTCCGTCGCGCCAGTTCCACATCCTCGGTGGCCTGCTGCCGCGCGCGCTCCACATCGTCGGCCGCTTCGTGGCGGATGGTGCGGATTTCGGCATCGGCCTCGCTACGTGCCGCGAAGACATCGTCGGCGGCCTGTTTGGTGACCCGTACGACCTCACGCAACGCATCCGACCGCGCCGTATCCGCTTCGGCCACCAGTGATTCCGCGTGTTCGGCCGCGCCGGCCGCATCGTCGGCGGCCGATTCCGCGGCCGCGCGCGCATCCTCCGCTTCGCGTCGCGCCTGATCCGCGGCCACCGTGGCGACCTCAGCCTCGGCGATGCGCCGTGCCGCATCCGCCTGCACGGCCTGAACCTGCGCCTCGGCGACCGCCGGATCGGCAAGGGTGGACAGCTCGGCCACCGCCGCATTCAGCGTGTTCCCCAATTGATCGGCCAGTCCACGGAATTGCGTGAGCAGCTCATCCGCGCGCAACCGAGCCACCGTCACCGGACCCTGTTGCGTCACAGTGACGGCAGCTGCCGGTGCCTGTGACTCCTGTTGCTGCCGTTGCCGTTCTCGCCAAGCGCGCCACCGGGTGTGCTCCGGGTGATCACAGTATTCCGAGGGCCGCCCCGGCCCGCCGCCGCGCGTAATCGGTCGAGCACATCCGGGGTAGTTGCAAACGTTGGACACCGTAGAATCGTAGCGTTGGTTTCGTCGAATCCAACGTATTGACACGAAACGAAATCCGTGTCGCCCCAAGTCCTTCGAACCGCCAACCTACGGATCTGACCGCCGATAAGTGAACATTATCGGGGGTCAGACCTCTCTCGACCCTTGCGATCCGCCTGCAAGAGTTCCGTTTTCGTTTGGTTTGTACTCACGAAACGAATCACCAACGGAACCGGCGAAAAACTGGGTACCCCCGCCCACTTGGCGGACAAGTGTCAGTTCTCGTGCGTCGAATCGGATTCTCATTTGATCTATCGGAAGGCAGCATGCCGATAGCTCGAGCCGTAGAGGCCGCACCCCTGCTGAATACTGTTGAGAGACAATGGGATCCAATGCCGATCGCGCAGACCGACCGGTTCGAGGCCGCGTACGTGGCCAATGTGCGGTTGAGCGACGGTGCGGCGGCAGGGCCGTCGACGAGTTGATGGCCACGCAGCAGATGACCTATCGAGAAAAGTGAGTACGCCGAGTGAATATCGAACCTGAAATCCGCACGGCTGCAGGAGTTGTGCGTGGCAGGTGGGAGAACGCAGTCGCCGTCTTCCGGGGCATCCGCTACGCAGAGCCACCGATCGGTGCACGCCGGTTCGGAGCCCCGGTCCCAGCACAGCGCTGGGATGGCGTGCGCGACGCACTGGAGTTCGGCCCGCCTGTTCCCCAAGCGAGCAATGCCGGTTCGGTGATGTCGTCGGTGTCCGGGCGCACCAGTGACGGTTCCGAAGACTGTTTGACCCTCAATGTGTGGTCACCCGACCTCGGTGCCGTGAGACTGCCGGTGATGGTGTGGATCCAGGGCGGCACATACCTGGAGAACTACTCCGCCAACCCGCATTGCGATGGTGCGAGGCTCGCCGGGGCCGGTGTGGTGGTGGTCAGCATGAACTATCGCGTCGGCGTGGACGGCTTCGCCCGCATCGTCGGTGTCCCGGACAACCGCGGCATTCTCGACCAGATCGCGGCACTGCGGTGGGTCCAGGAAAATATCGCCGCATTCGGCGGCGATCCGGACAACGTCACCGTCTTCGGCCAGTCCGCCGGTGGAGCGTGCATCGCTGCTCTGCTTGTTATGCCGATGGCGGCCGGGTTGTTTCGCCGTGCGATAAGTCAGAGCATGCCGGGCACCTACTTCTCCGAAAGGCTCGCCACCGCGATCTCGACGACGATCGCCGCGCAACTCGGCGTGCGGGCCACCATCGGTGAGCTGGCCCGTATCACGCCACGCGCACTGACCGACGCGACGGACGTGGTGATCCAGAAGATGCCGGAATTCGTCGAATCGTGGGGACCCATGGCGCTCACACCCACACCGTTCTCACCTGTCATCGACGGCACCCTGCTCCCGGAGGCGCCATGGCGTGCGCTCGCCCGCGGCGCGGCACGCGACATCGACCTGCTCATAGGGCACACCCGTGACGAATACCGGCTGTACACATCACGGCCCGGCGGCGAGCCGACCGATGCGCGCATAACCGCAGCATTCGACCACCTCAGGCCCAGCACAGATGGCAACGGGCTCTATCGCACCGCCTATCCGGACGCCACACCCGGCCAACGATTCGAAGTTCTCAACTCCGACTGGCTGTTTCGGATGCCCAGCCTGCACCTCGCCGACGCCGCGCACGCCGGCGGCGGACCCGTGTGGCTCTGGGAACTGGCCTGGAGCTTCAACTCCGAACAGGGCGCCTCGCACGCCCTGGACTTCCTGCTAATCTTCGGCACCCTCAGCCCCGACGAGGTTCGCGCCCACCGCTGCGCGC
Protein-coding sequences here:
- a CDS encoding pyridoxamine 5'-phosphate oxidase family protein, with the translated sequence MQPNEITEVLNRPISRELLARDLTRLAYVAKDGTPRNVPIAFTWNGSEIVMCTTKNAPKLPALRKNPMVAMTIDTEVHPPKILLVRGRAELDVVDGIPDEYLQMNGTYEMTPEQRVHWEAEVRSLYDGMVRIVVTPTWAKLIDFETTLPSAVEELVRQRDERQLA
- a CDS encoding maltokinase N-terminal cap-like domain-containing protein translates to MSPSKLELLTAWLPTRPWYRDGGRAPELSKAGGFRLDDPAGAVGIEFVLVNDSAGPEPITYHVPLTYRDAPLDGAGDALVGTSMHGVLGQRWICDATRDPVAIAQIVALLAGRAQPQAQNMSDTPDPSVVSVGEFPATATEFRSALDTPNHTVIAVGSDRSVRVERVLRPEPATPASDRMDAVRVTVPWQIGNGSSVRGVVLAIGA
- a CDS encoding DUF308 domain-containing protein, whose amino-acid sequence is MPENESAGLGGSLADGVRPAVLVAGIGSVVLGVLIAVWPDKTERMAELLFGLYLLLSGAMQLIIAIGARFGAALRMFVFFSGVASLALAVMALHSADSILLLAVWIGLGWAVRGIVQATVSVWADELPEGGWQEIFGLLTMMVGFIMIALPFDSLDVLGVAAGGCAIVIGMLEILTVARGRGAVDPVAAARRIPAAPN
- a CDS encoding carboxylesterase/lipase family protein, which encodes MNIEPEIRTAAGVVRGRWENAVAVFRGIRYAEPPIGARRFGAPVPAQRWDGVRDALEFGPPVPQASNAGSVMSSVSGRTSDGSEDCLTLNVWSPDLGAVRLPVMVWIQGGTYLENYSANPHCDGARLAGAGVVVVSMNYRVGVDGFARIVGVPDNRGILDQIAALRWVQENIAAFGGDPDNVTVFGQSAGGACIAALLVMPMAAGLFRRAISQSMPGTYFSERLATAISTTIAAQLGVRATIGELARITPRALTDATDVVIQKMPEFVESWGPMALTPTPFSPVIDGTLLPEAPWRALARGAARDIDLLIGHTRDEYRLYTSRPGGEPTDARITAAFDHLRPSTDGNGLYRTAYPDATPGQRFEVLNSDWLFRMPSLHLADAAHAGGGPVWLWELAWSFNSEQGASHALDFLLIFGTLSPDEVRAHRCAHPNAANEITHVSHRMRTDWVTFATTGDPGWAPYDPHTRSTRVYDTEPTTQPYPEERSRRIWSTHRFDTLDLLHTE